The proteins below come from a single Erythrobacter sp. SG61-1L genomic window:
- a CDS encoding VOC family protein: MFSHLSVGSNDIARSKAFYDALFTACGGNPAFVDAKGRLVYVHKEAIFLVTRPIDGEAATHANGGTIGLAMDSPEQADAWHAAGVAAGGTAIEDPPGWRDSSNGRLYLAYLRDPDGNKLCALYREVK; this comes from the coding sequence ATGTTCAGCCATTTGTCAGTGGGCAGTAACGATATTGCCCGCTCAAAGGCGTTTTACGACGCCCTGTTCACGGCCTGTGGCGGCAATCCGGCCTTCGTCGATGCGAAGGGCCGGCTTGTCTATGTGCACAAGGAAGCGATCTTCCTGGTGACCCGCCCGATCGACGGGGAAGCCGCGACCCATGCCAATGGCGGAACGATCGGCCTGGCGATGGATTCGCCGGAGCAGGCCGATGCCTGGCATGCAGCGGGCGTGGCCGCCGGAGGCACTGCCATCGAAGACCCGCCGGGCTGGCGCGACAGCAGCAACGGCCGCCTCTACCTCGCTTATCTGCGCGATCCGGACGGCAACAAGCTGTGCGCGCTTTATCGGGAAGTGAAATGA
- a CDS encoding VOC family protein, with protein sequence MFNHIFVGTNSIEASRKFYDATMAVLGYEGHPLPHGTVYPSANGSFIVATPADGESATCMNGFTFGFTAADYDQVDAWHAAGLAAGGTDAGAPGFRAASPGNMYGAYLRDPDGHKICAYTPNTGER encoded by the coding sequence ATGTTCAATCACATCTTCGTCGGCACCAACAGCATCGAAGCTTCGCGCAAGTTCTATGACGCGACCATGGCTGTGCTGGGCTATGAAGGCCACCCGCTGCCGCACGGCACCGTCTATCCCAGCGCGAATGGCAGCTTCATCGTGGCGACGCCTGCTGACGGCGAAAGCGCCACCTGCATGAACGGCTTCACCTTCGGCTTTACTGCCGCAGATTACGATCAGGTCGATGCCTGGCATGCGGCCGGCCTTGCCGCTGGCGGCACCGATGCAGGCGCTCCGGGCTTCCGCGCGGCTTCGCCGGGCAACATGTACGGTGCCTATCTGCGCGATCCCGACGGCCACAAGATCTGCGCCTACACGCCGAACACCGGCGAACGCTAA
- a CDS encoding S-(hydroxymethyl)glutathione dehydrogenase/class III alcohol dehydrogenase → MKTRAAVAFAPKQPLEIVEVDLEGPKAGEVLVEIMATGICHTDAYTLDGFDSEGIFPSILGHEGAGVVREVGPGVTSVKPGDHVIPLYTPECRQCKSCLSGKTNLCTAIRATQGKGLMPDGTTRFSYKGEPIFHYMGCSTFSNFTVLPEIAVAKIREDAPFQTSCYIGCGVTTGVGAVINTAKVQVGDNVVVFGLGGIGLNVIQGARLAGADKIIGVDINPDREEWGRKFGMTDFLNSKGMSREDVVAKIVTMTDGGADYTFDATGNTEVMRTALEACHRGWGTSIIIGVAEAGKEISTRPFQLVTGRNWRGTAFGGAKGRTDVPKIVDMYMQGKIEIDPMITHVMGLEDINTAFDLMHAGKSIRSVVVF, encoded by the coding sequence ATGAAGACCCGTGCAGCCGTAGCTTTCGCCCCGAAGCAGCCGCTCGAGATCGTCGAAGTCGATCTCGAAGGCCCGAAAGCCGGCGAAGTTCTCGTTGAAATCATGGCCACCGGCATCTGCCACACCGATGCCTACACGCTGGACGGGTTCGACAGCGAAGGCATCTTCCCCTCCATCCTGGGCCATGAAGGCGCAGGCGTGGTGCGCGAAGTGGGGCCGGGCGTGACCTCGGTGAAGCCGGGCGATCACGTGATCCCGCTCTACACGCCGGAATGCCGCCAGTGTAAGTCGTGCCTTTCGGGCAAGACCAACCTGTGCACCGCGATCCGCGCCACGCAGGGCAAGGGCCTGATGCCCGATGGCACCACGCGCTTTTCCTACAAGGGCGAGCCTATCTTCCACTACATGGGCTGCTCCACCTTCTCGAACTTCACGGTCCTGCCCGAAATCGCGGTCGCCAAGATCCGCGAGGACGCCCCGTTCCAGACCAGCTGCTACATCGGCTGCGGCGTGACCACGGGCGTTGGCGCAGTAATCAACACCGCAAAGGTGCAGGTGGGCGACAACGTGGTCGTCTTCGGGTTGGGCGGCATCGGCCTCAATGTGATTCAGGGCGCGCGCCTTGCCGGGGCCGACAAGATCATCGGCGTGGACATCAACCCCGATCGCGAGGAATGGGGCCGCAAGTTCGGCATGACCGACTTCCTCAACAGCAAGGGCATGAGCCGTGAGGACGTAGTCGCCAAGATCGTCACCATGACCGATGGCGGCGCGGACTATACCTTCGATGCCACCGGCAATACCGAAGTGATGCGCACAGCGCTGGAAGCCTGCCACCGCGGCTGGGGCACCTCGATCATCATCGGCGTGGCCGAAGCGGGCAAGGAAATCAGCACCCGCCCGTTCCAGCTGGTGACCGGGCGCAACTGGCGCGGCACGGCCTTCGGCGGCGCCAAGGGCCGGACCGACGTGCCCAAGATCGTGGACATGTACATGCAGGGCAAGATCGAGATCGACCCCATGATCACCCACGTCATGGGCCTGGAAGACATCAACACCGCATTCGACCTGATGCACGCGGGCAAATCGATCCGCAGCGTCGTGGTTTTCTGA
- a CDS encoding MFS transporter: protein MSARQWIVVILMVLLNALDGFDVLASAFAAPGISADWGIDRAELSIVLSAELVGMGFGSVLLGGAADKYGRKLTMIACLIVMAIGMWMAGHATGIPDMFAYRFATGIGIGGMLSATNAVTAEVSNSHWRRFCIGVYVAGYPLGAIIGGFAASGDVLGMVKFTGLLEAFGWHGVFEAGAVVTAALIPVLWLLVPETAAYRASRGDLAGVNKTLAAFGKAPLDGLPAADVSKPKPKVTDILSNPKLRPITLLLAFGYMFHTITFYYILKFAVQIVADYPPGYPPPVAATVLTTANIGGFFGSMLFGFVMARLGIKWPTALMLLIGAVGVGAFGLGRETLNGWQWATIITGFFTNAAISGYYAAFARGFPAYARATGTGFVLGIGRLGAAGSPLLAGALFKLLGNDQLLTVSIIMALGSVVSLILFLMLPEHDGDELIGQDDLPSGTPLD from the coding sequence ATGAGCGCGCGCCAGTGGATCGTCGTGATCCTGATGGTCCTGCTCAACGCCCTTGACGGTTTCGACGTGCTGGCCAGCGCTTTTGCCGCGCCGGGCATCTCGGCTGACTGGGGCATCGACCGCGCCGAACTCAGCATCGTCCTGTCTGCCGAACTGGTCGGCATGGGCTTCGGTTCAGTCCTGCTGGGCGGCGCTGCTGACAAATACGGCCGCAAGCTCACCATGATCGCCTGCCTCATCGTGATGGCAATCGGCATGTGGATGGCTGGCCATGCGACCGGCATCCCTGACATGTTCGCCTATCGCTTTGCGACTGGCATCGGCATCGGCGGCATGCTGTCCGCCACCAATGCGGTGACGGCCGAGGTGAGCAATAGCCATTGGCGGCGTTTCTGCATCGGTGTCTATGTGGCCGGTTACCCCTTGGGCGCCATTATCGGCGGCTTTGCCGCCTCGGGCGACGTGCTGGGCATGGTCAAGTTCACCGGCCTCCTGGAAGCCTTCGGCTGGCATGGCGTGTTCGAAGCGGGCGCAGTAGTCACTGCGGCGCTGATCCCGGTACTTTGGCTGCTCGTCCCGGAAACCGCCGCCTATCGTGCCTCGCGCGGCGACCTGGCCGGCGTAAACAAGACTCTGGCCGCCTTTGGCAAGGCGCCGCTCGATGGCCTGCCTGCGGCAGATGTCAGCAAGCCCAAGCCCAAGGTAACGGATATCCTTTCCAATCCGAAGCTGCGCCCGATTACGCTGCTGCTCGCCTTCGGCTACATGTTCCACACAATCACCTTCTACTACATCCTGAAGTTCGCGGTGCAGATCGTGGCGGACTATCCTCCGGGCTATCCGCCGCCGGTTGCCGCGACCGTGCTGACCACGGCCAACATCGGCGGCTTCTTCGGCTCGATGCTGTTCGGCTTCGTGATGGCGCGTCTGGGCATCAAGTGGCCGACTGCGTTGATGCTGCTGATCGGCGCCGTGGGCGTCGGCGCTTTCGGCCTTGGCCGCGAAACCCTCAACGGCTGGCAGTGGGCAACGATCATCACCGGCTTCTTCACCAATGCCGCTATCAGCGGGTATTATGCCGCCTTCGCGCGCGGCTTCCCGGCCTATGCCCGCGCCACCGGCACCGGCTTCGTGCTCGGCATCGGTCGCCTTGGTGCGGCGGGCAGCCCGCTGCTTGCCGGCGCGCTGTTCAAGCTGCTGGGCAACGATCAGTTGCTGACCGTCTCCATCATCATGGCCCTGGGTTCGGTGGTCTCTCTGATCCTGTTCCTGATGTTGCCCGAACACGATGGCGATGAACTGATCGGGCAGGACGATCTGCCTTCGGGCACGCCGCTCGACTGA
- a CDS encoding MarR family transcriptional regulator gives MIKSNDSAIGELNDIVGFHIRLAHGAVYRHFAETFANLELTQKQVSVLWLVGENPAISQIELGQRLRMDRATTMTIVNRLQDRDYLRRERSETDGRKQALYLTDVGADALAKAKLAIHEHEEWLKSRFTSEEIEKLVEMLARIHD, from the coding sequence TTGATCAAAAGCAATGATAGCGCCATTGGCGAGCTTAATGATATCGTGGGGTTCCATATCCGTTTGGCCCACGGTGCCGTCTATCGCCACTTTGCAGAGACCTTCGCCAATCTCGAACTGACCCAGAAGCAGGTCTCCGTCCTGTGGCTGGTCGGCGAAAATCCCGCCATTTCGCAGATCGAGCTGGGCCAGCGCCTGCGCATGGACCGGGCGACGACCATGACCATCGTGAACCGCCTGCAGGATCGCGATTACCTGCGCCGCGAACGTTCGGAAACCGACGGCCGCAAACAGGCACTCTATCTCACAGACGTGGGGGCAGATGCGCTCGCCAAGGCGAAGCTGGCCATTCACGAACATGAAGAATGGCTCAAGAGCCGCTTCACGAGCGAAGAAATCGAAAAATTGGTGGAAATGCTGGCGCGAATCCACGATTGA
- a CDS encoding carotenoid oxygenase family protein: MSHFPNTPNFTGFNTPSRIEADIFDLAHEGEIPKEINGAFYRVQPDPQFPPMLGDDIAFNGDGMITRFHIHDGQCDFRQRWAKTDKWKAEHEADRGLFGMYRNPLTDDPSTKGMIRSTANTNAWIFAGKLWAMKEDSPALIMDPVSMETDAFQTWDGAMKSQTFTAHPKIDPQTGNMVAIGYAASGLCTDDVSYMEVSPDGKLIREKWFKVPYYCMMHDFGITEDYLVLHIVPSIGSWERLEQKKPHFGFDTTMPVYLGIIPRRDDLKQEDIRWFKRDNCFASHVLNAWQEGTKVHIVVPEAKNNMFPFFPDVHGAPFNGMEAMSKLTRWTVDMASNGEDFAEIEQLTDTASEFPRIDDRFTGVKNRYGWGLEMDMKRPCELKGGSAGGFLMNCLFLKDLETGAEQHWWCGPVSSLQEPCFIPRSKDGPEGDGWIVMVCNRLEDHRSDLLIFDALDIEKGPVATVNIPIRLRFGLHGNFVRAEEIGLAA; this comes from the coding sequence ATGTCCCATTTCCCGAATACCCCGAATTTCACCGGCTTCAACACGCCCAGCCGGATCGAAGCCGACATTTTCGATCTCGCGCATGAGGGCGAGATTCCCAAGGAAATCAACGGCGCCTTCTATCGCGTGCAGCCTGATCCGCAGTTTCCGCCCATGTTGGGCGATGACATCGCGTTCAATGGCGACGGGATGATCACCCGTTTCCACATCCATGATGGGCAGTGCGATTTCCGCCAGCGCTGGGCCAAGACCGACAAGTGGAAGGCCGAGCATGAAGCCGACCGTGGCCTGTTCGGCATGTATCGCAATCCGCTGACCGACGATCCTTCGACCAAGGGCATGATTCGCTCCACTGCCAACACCAATGCCTGGATTTTCGCGGGCAAGCTGTGGGCGATGAAGGAAGACAGCCCGGCCCTGATCATGGACCCGGTCTCCATGGAAACCGATGCCTTCCAGACCTGGGACGGCGCGATGAAGAGCCAGACCTTCACGGCCCACCCCAAGATCGACCCGCAGACCGGCAACATGGTCGCCATCGGCTATGCCGCATCGGGGCTGTGCACCGATGATGTTTCCTACATGGAAGTCAGCCCGGACGGGAAACTGATCCGCGAGAAGTGGTTCAAGGTGCCCTATTACTGCATGATGCATGATTTCGGCATCACCGAGGATTACCTGGTGCTGCACATCGTGCCCTCCATCGGCAGCTGGGAACGGCTGGAACAGAAGAAGCCGCATTTCGGCTTCGACACCACCATGCCCGTCTATCTGGGCATCATTCCGCGCCGCGACGACCTGAAGCAGGAAGACATCCGCTGGTTCAAGCGCGACAATTGCTTTGCCAGCCACGTGCTCAATGCCTGGCAGGAAGGCACCAAGGTCCACATCGTGGTGCCGGAAGCCAAGAACAACATGTTCCCCTTCTTCCCTGACGTGCACGGCGCGCCGTTCAACGGGATGGAGGCCATGAGCAAGCTCACGCGCTGGACGGTGGACATGGCCAGCAATGGCGAGGACTTCGCCGAGATTGAGCAGCTTACCGATACTGCATCCGAATTCCCCCGCATCGACGATCGCTTCACCGGCGTGAAGAACCGTTACGGCTGGGGCCTGGAAATGGACATGAAGCGTCCTTGCGAGCTGAAGGGCGGCAGTGCCGGCGGTTTCCTGATGAACTGCCTGTTCCTGAAAGATCTGGAAACCGGCGCCGAACAGCACTGGTGGTGCGGCCCGGTCAGCTCGCTGCAGGAACCCTGCTTCATCCCGCGCAGCAAGGATGGGCCGGAAGGCGACGGCTGGATCGTAATGGTCTGCAACCGGCTTGAGGACCACCGCAGCGATCTGTTGATCTTCGATGCGCTCGACATCGAGAAGGGCCCGGTCGCCACGGTGAACATCCCCATCCGCCTGCGTTTCGGCCTGCATGGCAATTTCGTCCGGGCGGAGGAAATCGGCCTGGCAGCATAA
- a CDS encoding serine hydrolase, with product MLKTFLAGATLAAGAVCVTACSQPNDPPPASEALEGKTYPLTPAVIAMRWQLLNPDVNSFIFRELDTIFETRPVPHSGEVWDLPKGKAMAMPADRFGGGSYDYGQFAERTYTNAMLVIRDGKIVFEDYRNRMEDGSPHIAFSMSKTITSLLVGIALDQGKIGSLDDPATKYVPQLKGTGYDGVTIRQILQMRSGVAYEERYDFGANPSFAGKLHEQAIVLNKMRFADGALETKRANEPGSTFNYSTLDTMVLGWILEEATGQKLEDYTRANLWGPLGAEADGFWLADGPPGAGRALNGMGFNARLRDFGRLGELMLNDGMRGETRVIPEGWMKQATTMLPTGAPADQGFPGYGYQIWQIDDEPGAYAAVGLAGQFIYVSPATKTVIVKLSYYPPVPPPTVDGEVISYFKAIAHTPVE from the coding sequence TTGCTGAAGACGTTTCTGGCCGGCGCCACGCTGGCGGCTGGTGCTGTGTGTGTCACTGCCTGCAGTCAGCCCAATGATCCTCCTCCCGCATCCGAAGCGCTGGAAGGCAAGACCTATCCGCTGACTCCGGCAGTGATTGCCATGCGTTGGCAATTGCTCAATCCGGACGTGAACAGCTTCATCTTCCGCGAACTCGACACAATATTCGAAACGCGCCCGGTGCCGCACAGCGGCGAAGTGTGGGACCTGCCCAAGGGCAAGGCCATGGCCATGCCCGCCGATAGGTTCGGCGGCGGCAGCTACGATTACGGGCAGTTTGCGGAGCGCACTTACACCAACGCCATGCTGGTGATCCGCGACGGCAAGATCGTGTTCGAGGATTACCGCAACCGGATGGAGGACGGCTCTCCGCATATCGCCTTCTCCATGTCCAAGACGATCACTTCGCTGCTGGTCGGCATCGCGCTGGATCAGGGCAAGATCGGCTCGCTCGACGATCCGGCGACCAAATATGTGCCGCAGCTCAAGGGCACCGGCTATGACGGGGTGACGATCCGCCAGATCCTGCAGATGCGATCGGGAGTCGCTTATGAAGAGCGTTACGATTTCGGCGCCAATCCCAGCTTTGCGGGCAAGCTGCACGAACAGGCGATCGTGCTGAACAAGATGCGCTTTGCCGATGGTGCACTGGAGACGAAGCGGGCGAACGAGCCGGGCAGCACCTTCAACTATTCCACGCTGGATACGATGGTGCTCGGCTGGATACTGGAGGAAGCCACCGGGCAGAAGCTGGAAGACTATACCCGGGCCAATCTCTGGGGCCCGCTGGGCGCTGAAGCCGATGGCTTCTGGCTCGCCGATGGCCCGCCCGGTGCTGGCCGCGCACTCAACGGCATGGGTTTCAACGCCCGGCTGCGCGATTTCGGCCGGCTTGGCGAGCTGATGCTGAATGACGGGATGCGCGGCGAAACGCGCGTGATCCCGGAAGGCTGGATGAAACAGGCCACAACCATGCTGCCCACCGGCGCCCCGGCGGATCAGGGCTTCCCCGGCTATGGCTATCAGATCTGGCAGATCGACGATGAGCCGGGCGCCTATGCGGCGGTCGGCCTTGCCGGGCAGTTCATCTATGTCAGCCCGGCAACGAAAACCGTGATCGTGAAGCTGAGCTATTATCCGCCGGTTCCGCCGCCAACCGTGGACGGTGAAGTGATTTCCTATTTCAAGGCGATTGCCCATACGCCGGTGGAATAG